In one window of Hyalangium ruber DNA:
- a CDS encoding TVP38/TMEM64 family protein, with amino-acid sequence MEPESLQAKRVAVGWGAFGGLLLAAILIPFFLFGEALEEAARRFLEAHPPGWQAALLLGGLLAGDTVLPVPSSLIATAAGALLGFWRGTVTCFAGMMVASELGYQLGARAGEAALRRMVGESEVARLVRVAGRHGHWFLLVFRAVPVLAEASTVFAGASRMSRRGFFTSVALGNLGVSATYAAVGASAAGTGSFLLFFAGMVLLPGLALWLAGLPGRTRSR; translated from the coding sequence ATGGAGCCGGAGAGCTTGCAGGCGAAGCGGGTGGCGGTGGGGTGGGGGGCCTTTGGCGGCCTGCTGCTGGCGGCCATCCTCATCCCCTTCTTCCTCTTCGGCGAGGCGCTGGAGGAGGCCGCCCGCCGCTTCCTCGAGGCGCATCCTCCGGGTTGGCAGGCAGCGCTGCTGCTGGGCGGGCTGCTGGCCGGCGACACCGTCCTGCCGGTGCCCTCGAGCCTCATCGCCACGGCGGCGGGGGCGCTGCTGGGCTTCTGGCGCGGCACCGTCACGTGCTTTGCCGGGATGATGGTGGCGAGCGAGCTGGGGTATCAGCTCGGGGCAAGGGCCGGCGAAGCGGCCCTGAGGCGCATGGTGGGCGAGTCCGAGGTAGCCCGGCTGGTTCGCGTGGCCGGGCGCCATGGCCATTGGTTCCTGCTCGTCTTCCGCGCGGTGCCTGTGCTGGCCGAGGCGTCGACCGTCTTCGCTGGGGCCAGTCGCATGTCACGGCGGGGCTTCTTCACCTCGGTGGCGCTGGGCAACCTCGGTGTCTCCGCGACCTACGCAGCGGTGGGAGCCTCGGCCGCGGGGACGGGCTCCTTCCTGCTGTTCTTCGCGGGCATGGTGTTGCTGCCGGGCCTCGCGCTGTGGCTGGCGGGGCTCCCAGGCAGAACCCGCTCTCGGTAA
- a CDS encoding class I SAM-dependent methyltransferase, with protein sequence MAHEHPASAVHHFVPGFGADRAAHYDAQASVNLAGIQAAYELCVSALTAQLDGQDTASLLFVGLGTGSELMPYTRFNVPGWRFTGVDPSEAMLAVARKRLEAEGILSRTHLHVGELRTLPSGPPFDGAQMMGVLHHVEGEEARIELLREVTRRLKPGAPLVLGCRVGNDPELMNVELRRLRAYGIPPEDLERRRQLFSVIRPIESDAALFAMFARAGLVAPRPIFVSLQFKIFLARFEPDAAG encoded by the coding sequence GGCTCACGAACACCCCGCCTCCGCCGTCCACCACTTCGTGCCGGGCTTTGGCGCCGACCGTGCTGCCCACTACGACGCCCAGGCGTCCGTCAACCTGGCCGGCATCCAGGCGGCGTACGAACTCTGCGTCAGCGCGCTGACCGCCCAGCTCGACGGCCAGGACACGGCGTCGCTGCTCTTCGTGGGACTGGGCACGGGCTCCGAGTTGATGCCCTACACGCGCTTCAACGTGCCGGGTTGGCGCTTCACGGGAGTGGATCCCTCCGAAGCCATGCTCGCCGTTGCCCGCAAGCGCCTGGAGGCCGAGGGAATACTTTCGCGCACGCATCTCCACGTGGGCGAGCTGCGCACCCTGCCTTCCGGCCCTCCCTTCGACGGTGCGCAGATGATGGGGGTACTCCACCATGTGGAGGGCGAGGAGGCCCGCATCGAGCTGCTGCGAGAGGTGACCCGACGGCTCAAACCCGGAGCGCCCCTCGTGCTGGGCTGCCGCGTCGGCAATGACCCCGAGCTGATGAACGTGGAGCTGCGGCGGCTGCGGGCGTATGGAATCCCCCCGGAAGATCTGGAGCGTCGGCGCCAGCTCTTCTCGGTGATACGGCCCATCGAGTCCGATGCCGCCCTGTTCGCGATGTTCGCCCGGGCCGGATTGGTGGCGCCGCGTCCGATCTTCGTCTCGCTGCAGTTCAAGATCTTCCTGGCGCGCTTCGAGCCCGACGCCGCGGGCTGA
- a CDS encoding TolC family protein translates to MHPLSLLAGLLLAQAPAQVPPSPAADAPVVTSAPAATPAPQLPVLTLEEALRQADRQSPDLEVARARLAQADTLSAQAWSAYLPQVTAQGGYTRNSAEANLTLPTSYIVRDVGAPTGPANDPSRPVGPDNPPGGATNFVAVGADYQSVPIQKKDQLGGSISLRQGLIIPEGYVAIRNAYLGEKQATLSVEDARRAILFGVTRAYLGAASLREVLAVQEQLLEVRRGFERNAQARFSVGDVPKLAVLRATLDRARAEQELVRSRNAYTNAKSALATLLARPVDFDVQTPEGQGAVGQSAEKDAASAEAHALEARLDVAASRVGVDVAQGQRRAVAARYLPNLAATGTYNLSNAGGFTGQNSNWSVGLGLSWTLFDGGLREAQLREASGRIAEARATLRASEEKARDEVRRALNDLETTEKNLATAQEQVAVARESALQVKRSFELGAATYLEVSDTNSALAQAELAAVAESLNVRLARLDLERAVGDFDPAPADSAPETVR, encoded by the coding sequence ATGCACCCCCTCTCTCTCCTTGCCGGGCTGCTGCTTGCGCAGGCCCCGGCCCAAGTTCCCCCGAGCCCTGCCGCCGACGCGCCGGTTGTCACCTCCGCGCCCGCCGCTACGCCCGCGCCTCAGCTCCCCGTCCTCACCCTGGAGGAGGCGCTGCGGCAAGCAGACCGCCAGAGCCCTGACCTCGAGGTGGCTCGCGCTCGCCTGGCCCAGGCCGACACGCTGTCCGCCCAGGCCTGGTCCGCGTACCTGCCGCAGGTGACGGCCCAGGGTGGCTACACCCGCAACTCGGCCGAGGCGAACCTGACGCTACCCACGAGCTACATCGTGCGGGACGTGGGCGCGCCCACCGGCCCCGCGAACGACCCGAGCCGTCCCGTGGGCCCAGACAACCCGCCCGGCGGTGCCACCAACTTCGTGGCCGTGGGGGCCGACTACCAGTCCGTCCCCATCCAGAAGAAGGACCAGCTGGGCGGCAGCATCTCGCTGCGCCAGGGCCTCATCATCCCCGAGGGCTACGTCGCCATCCGCAATGCCTACCTCGGGGAGAAGCAGGCCACCCTCAGCGTGGAGGATGCGCGGCGCGCCATCCTCTTCGGCGTGACGCGCGCCTACCTGGGAGCCGCCTCACTGCGCGAGGTGCTGGCCGTGCAGGAGCAGTTGTTGGAGGTGCGCCGGGGCTTCGAGCGCAATGCCCAGGCGCGCTTCTCCGTGGGCGACGTTCCGAAGCTCGCGGTGCTGCGCGCCACGCTCGACCGCGCGCGCGCCGAGCAGGAGCTGGTGCGCAGCCGCAACGCGTACACGAACGCGAAGAGCGCGCTCGCCACGCTGCTCGCCCGACCCGTGGACTTCGACGTGCAGACGCCCGAGGGGCAAGGGGCGGTGGGACAGTCGGCCGAGAAAGACGCCGCCAGCGCCGAGGCACACGCCCTGGAGGCGCGGCTCGACGTGGCCGCCTCGCGCGTGGGCGTGGACGTCGCGCAAGGGCAGCGCCGCGCCGTCGCCGCGCGCTACCTGCCGAACCTTGCCGCCACGGGCACCTACAACCTGAGCAACGCGGGCGGCTTCACCGGCCAGAACAGCAACTGGAGCGTGGGGCTGGGCCTGTCGTGGACGCTCTTCGACGGCGGCCTGCGCGAGGCGCAGCTGCGCGAGGCCTCCGGGCGCATCGCCGAGGCGCGCGCCACGCTGCGTGCCTCCGAGGAGAAAGCGCGGGACGAGGTGCGCCGCGCCCTCAACGACCTGGAGACGACGGAGAAGAACCTCGCCACGGCCCAGGAGCAGGTGGCGGTGGCGCGCGAGTCCGCGCTGCAGGTCAAGCGCAGCTTCGAGCTGGGCGCGGCGACCTACCTCGAGGTGTCGGATACCAACTCGGCCCTCGCGCAGGCGGAGCTGGCGGCCGTCGCCGAGTCGCTCAACGTGCGCCTGGCCCGGCTCGACCTGGAGCGCGCGGTGGGCGACTTCGACCCCGCCCCAGCCGACTCCGCGCCCGAGACGGTGCGCTGA
- a CDS encoding BamA/TamA family outer membrane protein, producing the protein MRAAHVLASRALRPQAQDALLALFIASTLLPARYAHAQTTTETPPAEQLIDRAETTTPETPPAAQPLERDETTPEAPPTVRSLERIEVTGNTRTHPDVILRALGVKEGEPVSTEDVPELERRLINLRLFSAAKVALRPGASGVVLEVGVVERWTLLPVPFFNSSQGRTQAGLFLVETNLFGRRKQLAAGGTYSNRGSNGFVFYRDPSLGGSNWTLSASTFLGVTDRERVPVEVVLDSYRDARYEASAQLGYQLTRELNVSGGLFGRILRPKARDGFATAPPPGGEAYGVTASADYQGQTFRFFFNEGLNARLQVDEGLDLAGSLPYRRVQASATYTHAVLGDHTLSFSGSFELSHGNPFRDTILLGGRMGSRGFVQGGLWAEEATTFTAEYQLPLWKPGWGVLTANAFVDAGVARWQGDPLTYATPGAGLRVYLRNVAIPALGVDVTRAPTTHEVTVSVAAGVSL; encoded by the coding sequence ATGCGGGCGGCGCATGTCCTGGCCTCGCGCGCCCTCCGTCCCCAAGCGCAGGATGCGCTCCTCGCGCTCTTCATCGCCTCCACACTCCTCCCGGCCCGATACGCGCACGCCCAAACGACGACGGAGACACCACCCGCGGAGCAGCTCATCGATCGTGCCGAGACGACGACGCCAGAGACGCCGCCCGCGGCGCAGCCCCTCGAGCGCGACGAGACGACGCCGGAGGCGCCGCCCACGGTGCGGTCCCTCGAGCGCATCGAGGTGACGGGTAACACGCGTACGCACCCGGACGTCATCCTGCGCGCGCTGGGCGTGAAGGAGGGCGAGCCCGTTTCGACCGAGGACGTGCCCGAGCTGGAGCGCCGCCTCATCAACCTGCGCCTCTTCTCGGCCGCCAAGGTGGCGCTGCGCCCGGGCGCCTCCGGCGTGGTGCTGGAGGTGGGGGTGGTGGAGCGCTGGACGCTGCTGCCCGTGCCCTTCTTCAACAGCTCCCAGGGCCGCACGCAGGCGGGCCTCTTCCTCGTGGAGACCAACCTCTTCGGCCGCCGCAAGCAACTGGCGGCCGGCGGCACCTACTCCAACCGTGGCAGCAACGGCTTCGTCTTCTACCGGGACCCAAGCCTCGGAGGCAGCAACTGGACACTGAGCGCGTCCACCTTCCTCGGCGTGACGGACCGCGAGCGAGTGCCCGTGGAGGTGGTCCTCGACAGCTACCGGGACGCTCGCTACGAGGCGAGCGCCCAGCTGGGCTATCAACTGACGCGCGAGCTGAACGTGTCCGGAGGCCTCTTCGGCCGCATCCTGCGCCCCAAGGCTCGCGATGGCTTCGCCACGGCACCGCCCCCTGGCGGCGAGGCGTATGGCGTCACGGCTTCGGCCGACTACCAGGGCCAGACGTTCCGCTTCTTCTTCAACGAAGGGCTGAACGCGCGGCTGCAGGTGGACGAGGGGCTGGACCTCGCCGGTTCCTTGCCGTACCGGCGGGTGCAGGCGAGCGCCACCTATACGCACGCGGTGCTGGGGGACCACACCCTGAGCTTCTCGGGCAGCTTCGAGCTCTCCCACGGCAACCCTTTCCGCGACACCATCCTGCTGGGCGGGCGCATGGGGAGCCGCGGTTTCGTGCAGGGGGGACTCTGGGCCGAGGAGGCCACCACCTTCACGGCCGAATACCAGCTGCCCCTCTGGAAGCCAGGCTGGGGCGTCCTGACCGCCAACGCCTTCGTGGACGCGGGTGTGGCGCGCTGGCAAGGCGACCCGCTGACGTACGCGACCCCGGGTGCGGGCCTGCGCGTCTACCTGCGCAACGTCGCCATCCCCGCCCTGGGCGTCGACGTGACGCGCGCCCCCACCACGCACGAGGTGACGGTCAGCGTCGCGGCCGGCGTCAGCCTGTAA
- a CDS encoding ferritin-like domain-containing protein: MLRVKQNLLQRLRQARTQADLHEFLQAAIQLEHSTIPPYLTALYSLQPGSNPAVAQIITSIVREEMLHMTIAANLLVALGGKPHFAAPGFVPSYPGPLPMQVDDDLQVGLLPCSKSLIYDTFMRIEQPTEPLRLPLKGGGTSDYPAASSGEYPTIGDFYAALLRMLESMPVTWGPASAQVTPETTQSQWFRVTDWFPITSLDDAKRAVNIIVSEGEGATNAPTDDDGDPAHFYRFGEIYYGAKLIQPQPASWSYTGLDVKFDESQVFPMTPNAKAAMYPVGTRARKLVDEFNQAYMQILLGLDTVFRGQPQRLNTVLGLMYQLRILAYEVLTQPDPNDTAHGTGLTFEYVPQVVS; encoded by the coding sequence ATGCTCCGCGTGAAACAGAACCTGCTCCAGCGGCTGCGGCAAGCCAGGACACAGGCGGATCTCCACGAGTTCCTCCAGGCCGCCATCCAGCTCGAGCACTCCACCATTCCGCCCTACCTGACGGCGCTCTACAGCCTGCAGCCCGGCAGCAACCCTGCCGTTGCGCAGATCATCACCTCCATCGTGCGCGAGGAGATGCTGCACATGACGATCGCGGCGAACCTGCTCGTCGCCCTGGGCGGCAAGCCGCACTTCGCCGCCCCAGGATTCGTGCCGAGCTACCCAGGCCCCCTGCCCATGCAGGTGGATGATGACCTGCAGGTCGGCCTCCTGCCCTGCTCGAAGTCGCTCATCTACGACACCTTCATGCGCATCGAGCAACCGACAGAGCCGCTTCGGCTCCCGCTCAAGGGCGGAGGAACCTCGGACTACCCGGCAGCCTCCTCGGGCGAGTACCCCACCATCGGCGACTTCTACGCGGCCCTGCTCCGCATGCTCGAGTCCATGCCGGTCACCTGGGGTCCGGCGTCCGCCCAGGTCACCCCGGAGACGACCCAGTCCCAGTGGTTCCGGGTGACGGACTGGTTCCCCATCACCTCCCTGGATGATGCGAAGCGCGCCGTGAACATCATTGTCTCCGAGGGCGAGGGGGCGACGAACGCCCCGACAGACGACGACGGCGATCCCGCGCACTTCTACCGCTTTGGAGAGATCTACTACGGCGCGAAGCTCATCCAGCCCCAGCCCGCGAGCTGGTCCTATACCGGCCTGGACGTGAAGTTCGACGAGAGCCAGGTGTTCCCGATGACGCCAAACGCCAAGGCCGCCATGTACCCCGTGGGTACGCGCGCGCGGAAGTTGGTGGACGAGTTCAACCAGGCGTACATGCAGATCCTGCTGGGACTCGACACCGTCTTCAGAGGCCAGCCCCAGCGGCTGAACACCGTCCTGGGCCTCATGTACCAGCTCCGCATCCTCGCCTACGAGGTGCTGACGCAGCCGGATCCGAATGACACGGCCCACGGCACCGGCCTCACGTTCGAGTACGTCCCTCAGGTCGTCTCATAA
- a CDS encoding nucleoside deaminase, with protein sequence MTGSRMNTRDRTYLERAVELALQSERAGNLPVGALLVLDGSIISEGASSVLQPVYDPGAHAEMCALRGVDKALWPRAREMTCYSTLEPCVMCMGALLLHGVGRVVFGATDVEGGAGGLLPHLPPYYAGTNAMEWVGPLLPEVCDPLYRRTDEAFAKLPCGRDALRSRDS encoded by the coding sequence ATGACGGGCTCTCGTATGAACACGCGTGATCGAACCTACCTTGAGCGCGCGGTCGAACTGGCGCTCCAGTCCGAGCGTGCGGGCAACCTGCCTGTGGGGGCGCTCCTGGTGCTCGATGGCTCCATCATCTCGGAGGGAGCGAGCTCGGTGCTGCAGCCCGTCTACGATCCGGGCGCGCATGCGGAGATGTGCGCGCTACGGGGAGTGGACAAGGCGCTGTGGCCGCGAGCGCGAGAGATGACGTGTTACAGCACGCTGGAGCCATGCGTCATGTGCATGGGCGCCCTATTGCTGCACGGGGTGGGGCGGGTCGTCTTCGGCGCGACCGACGTCGAAGGGGGAGCTGGAGGGCTGCTGCCCCACCTGCCTCCGTACTACGCGGGCACGAACGCCATGGAGTGGGTCGGTCCGCTCCTGCCCGAGGTGTGTGATCCGCTGTACCGGCGGACCGATGAGGCCTTCGCGAAGCTGCCCTGCGGGCGGGATGCGTTGCGCTCCAGGGACTCGTGA
- a CDS encoding TetR/AcrR family transcriptional regulator, which yields MSSDPRTAILNSAGEVFARFGFKKASMEDIARRAGVGKGSLYLHFESKEELFEACLRLLSAQSIAEFEMAVRRAETPGAQIRAFIQCKLEQNSRMAHRERFQMETLFELGTQARRLLPEFQQKETALLERILAEGNAQGVMAVAAPHLVATGLVETLWAISGKLLTQDGTAALRAALDAYLDVFIRGLAPPRAAPPHPS from the coding sequence ATGAGTTCCGACCCTCGCACCGCCATTCTCAACTCCGCCGGTGAGGTCTTCGCCCGCTTCGGGTTCAAGAAGGCCTCCATGGAGGACATTGCCCGCCGCGCCGGTGTGGGCAAGGGCAGCCTCTACCTTCACTTCGAGAGCAAGGAGGAGCTGTTCGAGGCGTGCCTTCGGCTCCTTAGTGCGCAGTCGATAGCCGAGTTCGAGATGGCCGTGCGTCGGGCCGAAACCCCTGGTGCCCAGATCCGGGCGTTCATCCAGTGCAAGCTGGAGCAGAACTCGCGCATGGCTCACAGGGAGCGGTTCCAGATGGAGACCCTCTTTGAGCTGGGCACGCAGGCTCGGCGCCTCCTGCCCGAGTTCCAGCAGAAGGAGACGGCGCTTCTCGAGCGCATCCTCGCCGAGGGCAATGCTCAAGGGGTGATGGCTGTCGCAGCCCCCCACCTGGTGGCCACCGGTCTGGTGGAGACACTCTGGGCGATCTCCGGCAAGTTGCTGACGCAGGACGGCACCGCTGCGTTGAGAGCAGCGCTGGACGCCTACCTCGACGTCTTCATCCGCGGGCTTGCGCCTCCACGCGCCGCGCCGCCCCATCCGAGCTGA
- a CDS encoding efflux RND transporter periplasmic adaptor subunit gives MKASVKSVVVAVAVAAAGCGGSSKSAPPPAAAQVAQKPVGVKALTPAPQLEASVLRATGSVRSKQEATLSAQGSGTLMRVSVKVGERVKRGQVLAQLDTSNTRIAADQARAAKAAADAALDGATTEVERARALTEAGSLARASLDKAEVGYRQAQAQAAQAAAALANANEVLRDATLTAPFDGVITSRNRNEGDYVSTGTAIFGLVNTQELEVRVPVPEAFVDRVKQGSVVKGTISPSGAPFEARVASLGATIDSQTRTVEVLADVLPAKETGGVQLRAGALVELDFSAAVASEGEPGQAGLFLPSQAVQAQGQQGFVWVVQDGKAQRRDVKVERVLPGFVRVVQGLGAEERVVADASLPLQNGTALQVVQ, from the coding sequence ATGAAGGCGTCCGTGAAGTCGGTCGTGGTGGCAGTGGCGGTGGCGGCGGCTGGGTGTGGCGGTAGCAGCAAGTCGGCCCCCCCGCCCGCGGCAGCCCAGGTGGCCCAGAAGCCCGTGGGTGTGAAGGCCCTCACGCCCGCTCCCCAGCTCGAGGCGAGCGTCCTGCGGGCCACCGGCAGCGTGCGCTCCAAGCAGGAGGCGACGCTGAGCGCTCAGGGCTCGGGCACCCTCATGCGCGTCAGCGTGAAGGTGGGCGAGCGCGTGAAGCGCGGGCAGGTGCTGGCGCAGCTGGACACCTCCAACACGCGCATCGCCGCCGATCAGGCGCGTGCCGCGAAGGCGGCGGCGGACGCGGCGCTCGACGGCGCGACGACCGAGGTGGAGCGGGCGCGAGCCCTCACGGAGGCGGGCAGCCTCGCCCGTGCCTCCCTCGACAAGGCCGAGGTGGGCTACCGACAGGCGCAGGCCCAGGCCGCCCAGGCGGCCGCCGCGCTGGCCAACGCGAACGAGGTGCTGCGCGACGCCACCCTCACCGCTCCCTTCGACGGCGTCATCACCAGCCGCAACCGCAACGAGGGCGACTACGTGTCGACCGGCACGGCCATCTTCGGCCTCGTCAACACGCAGGAACTCGAGGTGCGCGTCCCGGTGCCCGAGGCCTTCGTGGACCGCGTGAAGCAGGGCAGCGTCGTCAAGGGCACGATCAGCCCCTCCGGCGCTCCCTTCGAGGCGCGAGTGGCGAGCCTGGGCGCCACCATCGACTCGCAGACGCGCACCGTCGAGGTGCTCGCCGACGTGCTCCCGGCCAAGGAGACCGGGGGAGTTCAGCTGCGCGCGGGGGCGCTCGTGGAGCTCGACTTCTCGGCCGCGGTGGCCTCCGAAGGCGAGCCGGGCCAGGCGGGACTCTTCCTGCCCTCGCAGGCCGTCCAGGCCCAGGGCCAGCAGGGCTTCGTCTGGGTCGTGCAGGACGGCAAGGCGCAGCGCCGTGACGTCAAGGTCGAGCGCGTGCTGCCCGGCTTCGTGCGCGTGGTGCAGGGCCTCGGCGCCGAGGAGCGCGTCGTCGCCGACGCGAGCCTGCCGCTCCAGAACGGCACCGCGCTCCAGGTCGTCCAGTAG
- a CDS encoding efflux RND transporter permease subunit, with protein MLQTFIKRPVFTIMLMAAVVVFGLYAYPRIGVDQFPNVDIPVVTVTTLLPGADPESMEKNVSDPLEEVLNTLNGVDEVSSINLENVSQIIISFKLDTNLDVAAQDVRDRVQATLRSLPDDIEAPVIEKFDIGAAPIVTLSLSGSLPIEELTRVAEDVVKPSLQSQPGVGSISVVGGRKREIQLVVDPQRLRGYGLAIGDVSQALQAQSVDLPGGRATQGGRERIVRLTAEARSVSEIGNIILASPNGTPVRVRDVAAVVDGAQEARGLARSDSGAAVALVVRKQSGANTVQVAELVKESLAEINAGLPEGVAVSTVSDNSTSIRASIHAVQVDMVLGGVLSVLIVLLFLRNLRSTLVSAIALPVSVVGTFAVMALLGFTFNIITMLALTLSIGLLIDDAIVVIENIVRHLEEGKTPVQAALEGTRQIAVAVFAVTLAIVAVFIPVAFMEGMIGRFFYQFGVTVAVAVLISYAVSMTLTPMLSSRLLKGHGHDTPSRLSAAIERVLVGMEDWYRRALGAVLNRRGLAMAAAVGVLVLTLGMARFLKFTFIPASDNGAVRVTLELPVGSTLEDTERELGIVAQQVRTLEGVKDTFSTAGGGTLEEVHKGEVLVNLVPRKERSFDQESFKTRLRDTLAQRPGVLMSVQDSSGVGGGGRTQQVQYVLRGTDWAQVTAASEKMLAVMKSNPGFTDIDTTYRSGKPQYDVRIDRERAAQLGVPAAQVGISLRAYLGRDEFMTYREGGETYDVKLRLPDATLASQEALGQLTVRTSSGQLVELRNVANITPSEGPVQIDRLNQQRQITLLANLAPGYTLGEGMSFLTAKAPQELPKGVTGGFSGNAKEMGKTMGAFATALGLGILLLYMILAAQFESYIHPFTIMLSLPFALIGAIGALLLSGNALSMIALIGVIMLMGLVVKNGILLVDFTQQLREAGKSAREALLQAAPVRLRPILMTTIAMVAGMVPVALARGDGAETRVPMALVIIGGLITSTVLTLVVVPVVYSLLDGLASRKRHAEAAQPAEAPAHSEPVASTP; from the coding sequence ATGCTCCAGACCTTCATCAAACGCCCCGTCTTCACCATCATGTTGATGGCGGCGGTCGTCGTCTTCGGCCTCTACGCCTACCCACGCATTGGCGTTGACCAATTCCCCAACGTCGACATCCCCGTCGTCACCGTCACCACGCTGCTGCCGGGCGCCGACCCCGAGTCCATGGAGAAGAACGTCTCCGACCCGCTCGAGGAGGTGCTCAACACGCTCAACGGCGTGGACGAGGTCAGCTCCATCAACCTCGAGAACGTCAGCCAGATCATCATCAGCTTCAAGCTGGACACCAACCTGGACGTGGCGGCCCAGGACGTGCGCGACCGCGTGCAGGCCACGCTGCGCTCGCTGCCCGACGACATCGAGGCGCCCGTCATCGAGAAGTTCGACATCGGTGCGGCACCCATCGTGACACTGTCGCTGTCCGGCTCCCTGCCCATCGAGGAGCTCACGCGCGTGGCCGAGGACGTGGTGAAGCCCTCGCTGCAGAGCCAGCCGGGCGTGGGCAGCATCAGCGTGGTGGGCGGTCGCAAGCGGGAGATCCAGCTGGTGGTCGATCCGCAGCGGCTGCGCGGCTACGGGCTGGCCATCGGCGACGTGAGCCAGGCCCTCCAGGCGCAGAGCGTGGACCTGCCCGGCGGGCGCGCCACACAAGGGGGCCGCGAGCGCATCGTGCGCCTGACGGCCGAGGCGCGCAGCGTCTCGGAGATTGGCAACATCATCCTCGCCAGCCCCAACGGCACCCCGGTGCGCGTGCGTGACGTGGCGGCGGTGGTGGACGGCGCCCAGGAGGCGCGCGGCCTGGCACGCTCGGACTCGGGGGCCGCCGTCGCCCTCGTGGTGCGCAAGCAGTCGGGCGCCAACACGGTGCAGGTGGCCGAGCTCGTCAAGGAGTCGCTCGCGGAGATCAACGCCGGGCTGCCTGAGGGCGTGGCGGTCAGCACCGTCAGCGACAACTCCACCAGCATCCGCGCCTCCATCCACGCGGTGCAGGTGGACATGGTGCTGGGCGGCGTCCTCTCCGTCCTCATCGTGCTCCTCTTCCTGCGCAACCTGCGCTCCACACTCGTGTCCGCCATCGCGCTGCCCGTGTCCGTCGTCGGCACCTTCGCGGTGATGGCGCTGCTGGGCTTCACCTTCAACATCATCACGATGCTCGCGCTGACGCTCTCCATCGGTCTGCTCATCGACGACGCCATCGTGGTCATCGAGAACATCGTGCGTCACCTCGAGGAGGGAAAGACGCCGGTCCAGGCCGCGCTCGAGGGCACCCGGCAGATCGCCGTCGCGGTGTTCGCCGTGACGCTCGCCATCGTGGCGGTGTTCATCCCCGTGGCCTTCATGGAGGGGATGATTGGCCGGTTCTTCTACCAGTTCGGCGTCACGGTGGCCGTGGCGGTGCTCATCTCCTACGCGGTGTCGATGACGCTCACGCCCATGCTGTCCAGCCGCCTGCTCAAGGGGCATGGGCACGACACCCCCAGCCGCTTGAGCGCCGCCATCGAGCGCGTGCTGGTGGGCATGGAGGACTGGTACCGGCGCGCCCTGGGCGCGGTGCTCAACCGCCGTGGCCTCGCCATGGCCGCCGCCGTGGGCGTGCTGGTGTTGACGCTGGGCATGGCCCGTTTCCTCAAGTTCACCTTCATCCCGGCCTCCGACAACGGCGCGGTGCGCGTGACGCTCGAGCTGCCCGTGGGCTCCACCCTGGAGGACACCGAGCGTGAGCTCGGCATCGTGGCCCAGCAGGTGCGCACCCTGGAGGGCGTGAAGGACACGTTCAGCACGGCGGGTGGCGGCACCCTCGAGGAGGTCCACAAGGGCGAGGTGCTGGTGAACCTCGTGCCGCGCAAGGAGCGCAGCTTCGACCAGGAGTCCTTCAAGACGCGCCTGCGCGACACGCTGGCGCAGCGCCCGGGCGTGCTGATGTCCGTGCAGGACAGCTCTGGCGTGGGTGGTGGCGGCCGCACCCAGCAGGTGCAGTACGTGCTGCGCGGCACCGACTGGGCCCAGGTCACCGCCGCCAGCGAGAAGATGCTCGCGGTGATGAAGTCCAACCCGGGCTTCACCGACATCGACACGACCTACCGCAGCGGCAAACCCCAGTATGACGTGCGCATCGACCGCGAGCGCGCCGCGCAGCTCGGCGTTCCTGCCGCCCAGGTGGGCATCTCGCTGCGCGCCTACCTCGGCCGCGATGAGTTCATGACGTACCGCGAGGGCGGCGAGACGTACGACGTGAAGCTGCGCCTGCCCGATGCCACGCTCGCCTCCCAGGAGGCCCTGGGACAGCTCACCGTGCGCACCTCGAGCGGGCAGCTGGTGGAGCTGCGCAACGTGGCGAACATCACCCCGTCCGAGGGCCCGGTGCAGATCGACCGCCTCAACCAGCAGCGGCAGATCACCCTGCTGGCCAACCTCGCTCCCGGCTACACCCTGGGCGAGGGGATGAGCTTCCTCACGGCGAAGGCCCCGCAGGAGCTGCCCAAGGGCGTGACCGGGGGCTTCTCCGGCAACGCGAAGGAGATGGGCAAGACGATGGGGGCCTTCGCCACGGCGCTGGGGCTCGGCATCCTGCTGCTGTACATGATCCTGGCCGCGCAGTTCGAGAGCTACATCCACCCCTTCACCATCATGCTCTCGCTCCCCTTCGCGCTCATTGGTGCCATCGGCGCGCTGCTGCTGTCGGGCAACGCCCTGTCGATGATTGCCCTCATCGGCGTCATCATGCTGATGGGCCTGGTGGTGAAGAACGGCATCCTGCTGGTCGACTTCACCCAGCAGCTGCGCGAGGCCGGCAAGAGCGCTCGCGAGGCGCTGCTGCAGGCGGCTCCCGTGCGCCTGCGCCCCATCCTCATGACGACCATCGCCATGGTGGCCGGCATGGTGCCGGTGGCACTCGCCCGCGGGGATGGTGCCGAGACGCGCGTGCCCATGGCGCTCGTCATCATCGGCGGCCTCATCACCTCCACCGTGCTGACGCTGGTGGTGGTGCCGGTGGTGTACTCGCTGCTGGACGGCCTCGCCTCGCGCAAGCGCCACGCCGAGGCCGCACAGCCCGCCGAGGCCCCTGCGCACTCGGAGCCCGTGGCGAGCACCCCGTAG